A stretch of Solenopsis invicta isolate M01_SB chromosome 9, UNIL_Sinv_3.0, whole genome shotgun sequence DNA encodes these proteins:
- the LOC105198017 gene encoding uncharacterized protein LOC105198017 — protein sequence MMTHVLTLSVILSVCCVLAEKSEYVTTSTTTEQSKGLSNTEDRFLVNVIRDKNSSELVLDSVDGEETKKTDKKPRTVLHRDSSLERGSSCCGSKHSNSGGLLRPDYNYNKIPVENGRYPSQYNERHPIDRFGWQTQGRPPGSIASGGRPGGGSGSGVYAGSQLGDRYGPRPVHASETANRPSALGYGGYGVSGYGSYGRPTGHGGYGVSGTLADGDEFAGAGNGGEQTFPDATVQGNIHAQKAIALKALAGVALIGAAAALASNPVLLPIGIVTGRKKRSETFSEEEETDFQMDYILYMLKENLAKIRREGSSDRLIVSPRCVARLTCEIQKDYLSDLNKKDVEILSNRKYHLTNLIQNNVLSTSTVSSDVKDLIKLAVDVASGNESCNVFTCNYIRKI from the exons ATGATGACGCACGTTCTGACTCTCTCTGTCATCCTCAGTGTTTGTTGCGTGCTTGCGGAGAAAAGTGAATACgtgacgacgtcgacgacgaccgAGCAATCGAAGGGACTCTCCAATACGGAAGACCGATTCCTGGTGAACGTCATTCGCGATAAAAACTCGTCGGAGCTTGTCCTTGACAGCGTCGATGGGGAAGAGACGAAGAAAACGGACAAGAAACCGAGGACCGTCTTACATCGCGACTCGAGTCTTGAGAGAG gTTCCAGCTGTTGCGGCTCTAAACACTCTAATTCCGGCGGATTGTTACGACCGGATTATAATTACAACAAGATCCCTGTGGAGAACGGACGGTATCCGTCCCAATACAACGAGCGACATCCCATTGACAG ATTCGGATGGCAGACCCAAGGTCGACCGCCTGGTTCCATCGCAAGCGGCGGTAGGCCTGGTGGAGGAAGCGGAAGCGGGGTCTACGCAGGAAGTCAGTTGGGAGACAG GTACGGACCACGTCCGGTGCACGCAAGCGAAACTGCTAATAGACCCAGCGCTCTTGGATATGGCGGTTATGGCGTTAGTGGTTACGGAAGTTACGGCAGACCGACTGGACATGGAGGCTACGGGGTTTCGGGAACATTGGCGGATGGTGATGAGTTCGCCGGCGCCGGTAACGGCGGCGAACAGACTTTTCCGGACGCGACCGTGCAGGGAAATATTCACGCGCAAAAG gcTATAGCGCTAAAGGCTCTAGCGGGTGTCGCGTTGATCGGGGCGGCAGCGGCGTTAGCTTCAAACCCGGTTCTCTTGCCGATCGGTATCGTGACCGGTAGGAAGAAGAGGTCGGAGACTTTCTCGGAAGAAGAGGAGACCGACTTCCAAATGGATTACATTTTGTACatgttgaaagaaaatttagcTAAG ATACGAAGAGAGGGTTCAAGCGACAGACTGATCGTTTCTCCGAGATGCGTCGCCAGATTGACTTGCGAAATCCAAAAGGATTACTTGTCCGATCTTAATAAAAAGGACGTCGAGATCTTGAGCAATCGGAAATATCACCTCACCAATCT AATACAAAACAACGTACTCAGTACCAGTACTGTGAGCTCAGACGTGAAGGATCTGATCAAGCTGGCTGTCGACGTGGCGTCAGGAAACGAAAGCTGCAATGTGTTTACCTGTAAttacataagaaaaatttaa
- the LOC105198018 gene encoding uncharacterized protein LOC105198018 isoform X4, whose amino-acid sequence MWSSVTAAGTENGPAPPSRSKHSATLLAGHVYLLGGRNGNLPLKDLWRYSLAESKWEELHPGGERPPALQEHSAVAYKDCLYVFGGELGFSAGTETPLWVYNVKTNIWRKVRSQRGCVVPRGRRGHTALVHRGQMLIYGGYQDLRGSSSELWAFHFETESWHLLSSSESGPAARHKHSAVLHGDAMYIYGGMTDLQERNDCWRWDVNSASWSMLKNKPGPGPLHGHAACRLPSCMLIFGGESGGLATNELWRFHFGTETWEKLTVSGPKPQPRAESVALAVSELLIRGTCIDNSKPRLRSQRPRLASNRVSPNEAPSARPSFLREISKLSQINLSRLSHPTKCSYSVLSGHDDNEESPQEACVQANTYYPFQQVDVEVIEPSTGMVKSRSANTLARRRQKASEGLVRTVDVNNTSNTSEAARLVFVDPDENSDNEERKEPPTSRLIEVQEERRDFAAVHQACQPTRGESYSSHLYEAALQTPKTPTATKIPTSASVRFADLEEGEESTSDYASIEARSPGDPLAEDDWVSGRRSKPHRPIVSSSTIREGQFGFCNPNYLGLDETKSSHHHHHHHHHQQQDGKYAKLLNSPPDSVLEDEPGRSASQTFAELLELQEIRRVPRAPPKSLPLGSPSRRAVSASRAERQRAKVAAVDATDAKTPTYGPAPLYVFLVGGKEKGQVTVFARPVSLWKLQLAPHIF is encoded by the exons ATGTGGAGCTCGGTTACCGCGGCTGGCACTGAAAACGGGCCAGCACCACCTTCGAGGAGCAAGCACAGTGCCACCTTACTTGCCGGTCACGTATACCTTCTCGGTGGTCGAAATGGAAACCTACCTCTCAAAGATCTCTGGCGATACAGCCTTG CGGAGAGCAAGTGGGAGGAATTGCATCCTGGTGGTGAAAGACCGCCGGCTCTTCAGGAACACAGCGCGGTTGCGTACAAGGATTGCCTCTACGTTTTCGGCGGCGAACTGGGCTTCTCTGCCGGAACGGAAACGCCACTCTGGGTTTATAACGTCAAG ACAAATATATGGAGAAAGGTGAGATCTCAACGGGGTTGCGTGGTTCCTAGAGGTCGGAGAGGTCACACCGCCTTGGTACACCGCGGACAAATGCTCATATACGGTGGCTACCAAGACTTACGTGGAAGCTCCTCTGAACTGTGGGCTTTCCATTTTG AAACTGAATCTTGGCATCTGCTTTCGTCGAGCGAAAGTGGGCCGGCTGCGAGACACAAGCATTCAGCAGTTTTGCACGGTGATGCGATGTATATTTACGGCGGGATGACGGACCTTCAAGAAAGAAACGACTGCTGGCGATGGGACGTTAATAGCGCTTCGTGGTCCATGCTGAAGAACAAACCAGGTCCCGGACCTCTCCACGGCCACGCGGCGTGCAGGCTGCCAAGTTGTATGCTCATCTTTGGCGGGGAGAGTGGCGGTTTGGCAACAAACGAGCTTTGGAGATTTCATTTTG GCACAGAAACCTGGGAGAAGCTAACTGTATCAGGTCCAAAACCGCAGCCGAGAGCTGAAAGCGTCGCTCTCGCAGTGTCCGAATTGCTGATTCGAGGAACATGCATAGACAATTCAAAACCGAGGCTGAGAAGCCAAAGGCCTAGGCTCGCGAGCAACAGAGTATCGCCAAACGAGGCACCCTCCGCCAGACCCAGCTTTCTCAGGGAAATTTCGAAGTTATCGCAAATAAATCTGTCGAGACTCAGTCATCCGACAAAGTGCAGTTATTCAGTTCTCAGCGGGCATGACGATAATGAAGAAAGCCCCCAGGAG GCCTGCGTGCAGGCAAATACGTATTATCCATTTCAGCAAGTGGACGTTGAAGTGATCGAGCCATCCACGGGAATGGTAAAATCTCGTAGTGCCAACACGCTGGCCCGCCGAAGACAGAAAGCATCGGAGGGATTAGTGAGGACTGTTGACGTTAACAATACTAGCAATACTTCTG AGGCTGCCAGATTGGTCTTCGTTGACCCGGATGAGAACAGCGATAATGAAGAGCGTAAGGAGCCGCCCACGTCGAGACTGATCGAGGTTCAAGAGGAAAGACG AGATTTCGCAGCGGTGCACCAAGCATGTCAGCCCACCCGCGGTGAAAGTTACAGCTCACATCTTTACGAAGCCGCTCTGCAAACGCCAAAAACTCCGACGGCGACGAAAATCCCTACTTCCGCTTCCGTTCGATTTGCCGATCTCGAGGAGGGCGAGGAATCGACATCGGATTATGCGAGTATCGAGGCGAGGAGTCCAGGCGACCCGCTCGCGGAAGATGACTGGGTGTCCGGAAGAAGATCGAAGCCGCACAGGCCAATTGTCTCTTCGTCGACGATACGAGAGGGCCAATTTGGTTTCTGTAATCCGAACTACCTTGGACTAGACGAAACGAAATCAAgtcaccatcaccatcatcatcatcatcatcaacaACAAGATGGAAAATATGCCAAGTTGCTCAACAGTCCGCCCGATAGCGTACTGGAGGATGAACCTGGAAGATCGGCTTCACAGACATTCGCGGAGCTCTTGGAGCTTCAGGAGATCAGGAGGGTGCCCCGAGCGCCACCAAAGAGCTTGCCGTTGGGTTCGCCGTCGAGAAGAGCGGTGAGCGCGTCGAGGGCCGAGAGGCAAAGGGCAAAGGTGGCGGCGGTGGATGCGACCGACGCTAAAACACCTACCTACGGGCCGGCACCCTTGTACGTTTTTTTGGTCGGCGGCAAAGAAAAGGGTCAAGTCACGGTGTTCGCCAGGCCGGTATCTCTTTGGAAGCTACAGCTGGCGCCGCATATCTTCTAA
- the LOC105198018 gene encoding uncharacterized protein LOC105198018 isoform X1 — MWSSVTAAGTENGPAPPSRSKHSATLLAGHVYLLGGRNGNLPLKDLWRYSLAESKWEELHPGGERPPALQEHSAVAYKDCLYVFGGELGFSAGTETPLWVYNVKTNIWRKVRSQRGCVVPRGRRGHTALVHRGQMLIYGGYQDLRGSSSELWAFHFETESWHLLSSSESGPAARHKHSAVLHGDAMYIYGGMTDLQERNDCWRWDVNSASWSMLKNKPGPGPLHGHAACRLPSCMLIFGGESGGLATNELWRFHFGTETWEKLTVSGPKPQPRAESVALAVSELLIRGTCIDNSKPRLRSQRPRLASNRVSPNEAPSARPSFLREISKLSQINLSRLSHPTKCSYSVLSGHDDNEESPQEACVQANTYYPFQQVDVEVIEPSTGMVKSRSANTLARRRQKASEGLVRTVDVNNTSNTSGMTRDPISVPNFRALTLPTPVLTPVEAARLVFVDPDENSDNEERKEPPTSRLIEVQEERRDFAAVHQACQPTRGESYSSHLYEAALQTPKTPTATKIPTSASVRFADLEEGEESTSDYASIEARSPGDPLAEDDWVSGRRSKPHRPIVSSSTIREGQFGFCNPNYLGLDETKSSHHHHHHHHHQQQDGKYAKLLNSPPDSVLEDEPGRSASQTFAELLELQEIRRVPRAPPKSLPLGSPSRRAVSASRAERQRAKVAAVDATDAKTPTYGPAPLYVFLVGGKEKGQVTVFARPVSLWKLQLAPHIF, encoded by the exons ATGTGGAGCTCGGTTACCGCGGCTGGCACTGAAAACGGGCCAGCACCACCTTCGAGGAGCAAGCACAGTGCCACCTTACTTGCCGGTCACGTATACCTTCTCGGTGGTCGAAATGGAAACCTACCTCTCAAAGATCTCTGGCGATACAGCCTTG CGGAGAGCAAGTGGGAGGAATTGCATCCTGGTGGTGAAAGACCGCCGGCTCTTCAGGAACACAGCGCGGTTGCGTACAAGGATTGCCTCTACGTTTTCGGCGGCGAACTGGGCTTCTCTGCCGGAACGGAAACGCCACTCTGGGTTTATAACGTCAAG ACAAATATATGGAGAAAGGTGAGATCTCAACGGGGTTGCGTGGTTCCTAGAGGTCGGAGAGGTCACACCGCCTTGGTACACCGCGGACAAATGCTCATATACGGTGGCTACCAAGACTTACGTGGAAGCTCCTCTGAACTGTGGGCTTTCCATTTTG AAACTGAATCTTGGCATCTGCTTTCGTCGAGCGAAAGTGGGCCGGCTGCGAGACACAAGCATTCAGCAGTTTTGCACGGTGATGCGATGTATATTTACGGCGGGATGACGGACCTTCAAGAAAGAAACGACTGCTGGCGATGGGACGTTAATAGCGCTTCGTGGTCCATGCTGAAGAACAAACCAGGTCCCGGACCTCTCCACGGCCACGCGGCGTGCAGGCTGCCAAGTTGTATGCTCATCTTTGGCGGGGAGAGTGGCGGTTTGGCAACAAACGAGCTTTGGAGATTTCATTTTG GCACAGAAACCTGGGAGAAGCTAACTGTATCAGGTCCAAAACCGCAGCCGAGAGCTGAAAGCGTCGCTCTCGCAGTGTCCGAATTGCTGATTCGAGGAACATGCATAGACAATTCAAAACCGAGGCTGAGAAGCCAAAGGCCTAGGCTCGCGAGCAACAGAGTATCGCCAAACGAGGCACCCTCCGCCAGACCCAGCTTTCTCAGGGAAATTTCGAAGTTATCGCAAATAAATCTGTCGAGACTCAGTCATCCGACAAAGTGCAGTTATTCAGTTCTCAGCGGGCATGACGATAATGAAGAAAGCCCCCAGGAG GCCTGCGTGCAGGCAAATACGTATTATCCATTTCAGCAAGTGGACGTTGAAGTGATCGAGCCATCCACGGGAATGGTAAAATCTCGTAGTGCCAACACGCTGGCCCGCCGAAGACAGAAAGCATCGGAGGGATTAGTGAGGACTGTTGACGTTAACAATACTAGCAATACTTCTGGTATGACCAGAGATCCTATTTCGGTGCCAAACTTTCGTGCTTTGACGTTACCAACTCCTGTTCTCACGCCTGTAGAGGCTGCCAGATTGGTCTTCGTTGACCCGGATGAGAACAGCGATAATGAAGAGCGTAAGGAGCCGCCCACGTCGAGACTGATCGAGGTTCAAGAGGAAAGACG AGATTTCGCAGCGGTGCACCAAGCATGTCAGCCCACCCGCGGTGAAAGTTACAGCTCACATCTTTACGAAGCCGCTCTGCAAACGCCAAAAACTCCGACGGCGACGAAAATCCCTACTTCCGCTTCCGTTCGATTTGCCGATCTCGAGGAGGGCGAGGAATCGACATCGGATTATGCGAGTATCGAGGCGAGGAGTCCAGGCGACCCGCTCGCGGAAGATGACTGGGTGTCCGGAAGAAGATCGAAGCCGCACAGGCCAATTGTCTCTTCGTCGACGATACGAGAGGGCCAATTTGGTTTCTGTAATCCGAACTACCTTGGACTAGACGAAACGAAATCAAgtcaccatcaccatcatcatcatcatcatcaacaACAAGATGGAAAATATGCCAAGTTGCTCAACAGTCCGCCCGATAGCGTACTGGAGGATGAACCTGGAAGATCGGCTTCACAGACATTCGCGGAGCTCTTGGAGCTTCAGGAGATCAGGAGGGTGCCCCGAGCGCCACCAAAGAGCTTGCCGTTGGGTTCGCCGTCGAGAAGAGCGGTGAGCGCGTCGAGGGCCGAGAGGCAAAGGGCAAAGGTGGCGGCGGTGGATGCGACCGACGCTAAAACACCTACCTACGGGCCGGCACCCTTGTACGTTTTTTTGGTCGGCGGCAAAGAAAAGGGTCAAGTCACGGTGTTCGCCAGGCCGGTATCTCTTTGGAAGCTACAGCTGGCGCCGCATATCTTCTAA
- the LOC105198018 gene encoding tip elongation aberrant protein 1 isoform X3: MWSSVTAAGTENGPAPPSRSKHSATLLAGHVYLLGGRNGNLPLKDLWRYSLAESKWEELHPGGERPPALQEHSAVAYKDCLYVFGGELGFSAGTETPLWVYNVKTNIWRKVRSQRGCVVPRGRRGHTALVHRGQMLIYGGYQDLRGSSSELWAFHFETESWHLLSSSESGPAARHKHSAVLHGDAMYIYGGMTDLQERNDCWRWDVNSASWSMLKNKPGPGPLHGHAACRLPSCMLIFGGESGGLATNELWRFHFGTETWEKLTVSGPKPQPRAESVALAVSELLIRGTCIDNSKPRLRSQRPRLASNRVSPNEAPSARPSFLREISKLSQINLSRLSHPTKCSYSVLSGHDDNEESPQEQVDVEVIEPSTGMVKSRSANTLARRRQKASEGLVRTVDVNNTSNTSGMTRDPISVPNFRALTLPTPVLTPVEAARLVFVDPDENSDNEERKEPPTSRLIEVQEERRDFAAVHQACQPTRGESYSSHLYEAALQTPKTPTATKIPTSASVRFADLEEGEESTSDYASIEARSPGDPLAEDDWVSGRRSKPHRPIVSSSTIREGQFGFCNPNYLGLDETKSSHHHHHHHHHQQQDGKYAKLLNSPPDSVLEDEPGRSASQTFAELLELQEIRRVPRAPPKSLPLGSPSRRAVSASRAERQRAKVAAVDATDAKTPTYGPAPLYVFLVGGKEKGQVTVFARPVSLWKLQLAPHIF; encoded by the exons ATGTGGAGCTCGGTTACCGCGGCTGGCACTGAAAACGGGCCAGCACCACCTTCGAGGAGCAAGCACAGTGCCACCTTACTTGCCGGTCACGTATACCTTCTCGGTGGTCGAAATGGAAACCTACCTCTCAAAGATCTCTGGCGATACAGCCTTG CGGAGAGCAAGTGGGAGGAATTGCATCCTGGTGGTGAAAGACCGCCGGCTCTTCAGGAACACAGCGCGGTTGCGTACAAGGATTGCCTCTACGTTTTCGGCGGCGAACTGGGCTTCTCTGCCGGAACGGAAACGCCACTCTGGGTTTATAACGTCAAG ACAAATATATGGAGAAAGGTGAGATCTCAACGGGGTTGCGTGGTTCCTAGAGGTCGGAGAGGTCACACCGCCTTGGTACACCGCGGACAAATGCTCATATACGGTGGCTACCAAGACTTACGTGGAAGCTCCTCTGAACTGTGGGCTTTCCATTTTG AAACTGAATCTTGGCATCTGCTTTCGTCGAGCGAAAGTGGGCCGGCTGCGAGACACAAGCATTCAGCAGTTTTGCACGGTGATGCGATGTATATTTACGGCGGGATGACGGACCTTCAAGAAAGAAACGACTGCTGGCGATGGGACGTTAATAGCGCTTCGTGGTCCATGCTGAAGAACAAACCAGGTCCCGGACCTCTCCACGGCCACGCGGCGTGCAGGCTGCCAAGTTGTATGCTCATCTTTGGCGGGGAGAGTGGCGGTTTGGCAACAAACGAGCTTTGGAGATTTCATTTTG GCACAGAAACCTGGGAGAAGCTAACTGTATCAGGTCCAAAACCGCAGCCGAGAGCTGAAAGCGTCGCTCTCGCAGTGTCCGAATTGCTGATTCGAGGAACATGCATAGACAATTCAAAACCGAGGCTGAGAAGCCAAAGGCCTAGGCTCGCGAGCAACAGAGTATCGCCAAACGAGGCACCCTCCGCCAGACCCAGCTTTCTCAGGGAAATTTCGAAGTTATCGCAAATAAATCTGTCGAGACTCAGTCATCCGACAAAGTGCAGTTATTCAGTTCTCAGCGGGCATGACGATAATGAAGAAAGCCCCCAGGAG CAAGTGGACGTTGAAGTGATCGAGCCATCCACGGGAATGGTAAAATCTCGTAGTGCCAACACGCTGGCCCGCCGAAGACAGAAAGCATCGGAGGGATTAGTGAGGACTGTTGACGTTAACAATACTAGCAATACTTCTGGTATGACCAGAGATCCTATTTCGGTGCCAAACTTTCGTGCTTTGACGTTACCAACTCCTGTTCTCACGCCTGTAGAGGCTGCCAGATTGGTCTTCGTTGACCCGGATGAGAACAGCGATAATGAAGAGCGTAAGGAGCCGCCCACGTCGAGACTGATCGAGGTTCAAGAGGAAAGACG AGATTTCGCAGCGGTGCACCAAGCATGTCAGCCCACCCGCGGTGAAAGTTACAGCTCACATCTTTACGAAGCCGCTCTGCAAACGCCAAAAACTCCGACGGCGACGAAAATCCCTACTTCCGCTTCCGTTCGATTTGCCGATCTCGAGGAGGGCGAGGAATCGACATCGGATTATGCGAGTATCGAGGCGAGGAGTCCAGGCGACCCGCTCGCGGAAGATGACTGGGTGTCCGGAAGAAGATCGAAGCCGCACAGGCCAATTGTCTCTTCGTCGACGATACGAGAGGGCCAATTTGGTTTCTGTAATCCGAACTACCTTGGACTAGACGAAACGAAATCAAgtcaccatcaccatcatcatcatcatcatcaacaACAAGATGGAAAATATGCCAAGTTGCTCAACAGTCCGCCCGATAGCGTACTGGAGGATGAACCTGGAAGATCGGCTTCACAGACATTCGCGGAGCTCTTGGAGCTTCAGGAGATCAGGAGGGTGCCCCGAGCGCCACCAAAGAGCTTGCCGTTGGGTTCGCCGTCGAGAAGAGCGGTGAGCGCGTCGAGGGCCGAGAGGCAAAGGGCAAAGGTGGCGGCGGTGGATGCGACCGACGCTAAAACACCTACCTACGGGCCGGCACCCTTGTACGTTTTTTTGGTCGGCGGCAAAGAAAAGGGTCAAGTCACGGTGTTCGCCAGGCCGGTATCTCTTTGGAAGCTACAGCTGGCGCCGCATATCTTCTAA
- the LOC105198018 gene encoding uncharacterized protein LOC105198018 isoform X2: MWSSVTAAGTENGPAPPSRSKHSATLLAGHVYLLGGRNGNLPLKDLWRYSLAESKWEELHPGGERPPALQEHSAVAYKDCLYVFGGELGFSAGTETPLWVYNVKTNIWRKVRSQRGCVVPRGRRGHTALVHRGQMLIYGGYQDLRGSSSELWAFHFETESWHLLSSSESGPAARHKHSAVLHGDAMYIYGGMTDLQERNDCWRWDVNSASWSMLKNKPGPGPLHGHAACRLPSCMLIFGGESGGLATNELWRFHFGTETWEKLTVSGPKPQPRAESVALAVSELLIRGTCIDNSKPRLRSQRPRLASNRVSPNEAPSARPSFLREISKLSQINLSRLSHPTKCSYSVLSGHDDNEESPQEANTYYPFQQVDVEVIEPSTGMVKSRSANTLARRRQKASEGLVRTVDVNNTSNTSGMTRDPISVPNFRALTLPTPVLTPVEAARLVFVDPDENSDNEERKEPPTSRLIEVQEERRDFAAVHQACQPTRGESYSSHLYEAALQTPKTPTATKIPTSASVRFADLEEGEESTSDYASIEARSPGDPLAEDDWVSGRRSKPHRPIVSSSTIREGQFGFCNPNYLGLDETKSSHHHHHHHHHQQQDGKYAKLLNSPPDSVLEDEPGRSASQTFAELLELQEIRRVPRAPPKSLPLGSPSRRAVSASRAERQRAKVAAVDATDAKTPTYGPAPLYVFLVGGKEKGQVTVFARPVSLWKLQLAPHIF; this comes from the exons ATGTGGAGCTCGGTTACCGCGGCTGGCACTGAAAACGGGCCAGCACCACCTTCGAGGAGCAAGCACAGTGCCACCTTACTTGCCGGTCACGTATACCTTCTCGGTGGTCGAAATGGAAACCTACCTCTCAAAGATCTCTGGCGATACAGCCTTG CGGAGAGCAAGTGGGAGGAATTGCATCCTGGTGGTGAAAGACCGCCGGCTCTTCAGGAACACAGCGCGGTTGCGTACAAGGATTGCCTCTACGTTTTCGGCGGCGAACTGGGCTTCTCTGCCGGAACGGAAACGCCACTCTGGGTTTATAACGTCAAG ACAAATATATGGAGAAAGGTGAGATCTCAACGGGGTTGCGTGGTTCCTAGAGGTCGGAGAGGTCACACCGCCTTGGTACACCGCGGACAAATGCTCATATACGGTGGCTACCAAGACTTACGTGGAAGCTCCTCTGAACTGTGGGCTTTCCATTTTG AAACTGAATCTTGGCATCTGCTTTCGTCGAGCGAAAGTGGGCCGGCTGCGAGACACAAGCATTCAGCAGTTTTGCACGGTGATGCGATGTATATTTACGGCGGGATGACGGACCTTCAAGAAAGAAACGACTGCTGGCGATGGGACGTTAATAGCGCTTCGTGGTCCATGCTGAAGAACAAACCAGGTCCCGGACCTCTCCACGGCCACGCGGCGTGCAGGCTGCCAAGTTGTATGCTCATCTTTGGCGGGGAGAGTGGCGGTTTGGCAACAAACGAGCTTTGGAGATTTCATTTTG GCACAGAAACCTGGGAGAAGCTAACTGTATCAGGTCCAAAACCGCAGCCGAGAGCTGAAAGCGTCGCTCTCGCAGTGTCCGAATTGCTGATTCGAGGAACATGCATAGACAATTCAAAACCGAGGCTGAGAAGCCAAAGGCCTAGGCTCGCGAGCAACAGAGTATCGCCAAACGAGGCACCCTCCGCCAGACCCAGCTTTCTCAGGGAAATTTCGAAGTTATCGCAAATAAATCTGTCGAGACTCAGTCATCCGACAAAGTGCAGTTATTCAGTTCTCAGCGGGCATGACGATAATGAAGAAAGCCCCCAGGAG GCAAATACGTATTATCCATTTCAGCAAGTGGACGTTGAAGTGATCGAGCCATCCACGGGAATGGTAAAATCTCGTAGTGCCAACACGCTGGCCCGCCGAAGACAGAAAGCATCGGAGGGATTAGTGAGGACTGTTGACGTTAACAATACTAGCAATACTTCTGGTATGACCAGAGATCCTATTTCGGTGCCAAACTTTCGTGCTTTGACGTTACCAACTCCTGTTCTCACGCCTGTAGAGGCTGCCAGATTGGTCTTCGTTGACCCGGATGAGAACAGCGATAATGAAGAGCGTAAGGAGCCGCCCACGTCGAGACTGATCGAGGTTCAAGAGGAAAGACG AGATTTCGCAGCGGTGCACCAAGCATGTCAGCCCACCCGCGGTGAAAGTTACAGCTCACATCTTTACGAAGCCGCTCTGCAAACGCCAAAAACTCCGACGGCGACGAAAATCCCTACTTCCGCTTCCGTTCGATTTGCCGATCTCGAGGAGGGCGAGGAATCGACATCGGATTATGCGAGTATCGAGGCGAGGAGTCCAGGCGACCCGCTCGCGGAAGATGACTGGGTGTCCGGAAGAAGATCGAAGCCGCACAGGCCAATTGTCTCTTCGTCGACGATACGAGAGGGCCAATTTGGTTTCTGTAATCCGAACTACCTTGGACTAGACGAAACGAAATCAAgtcaccatcaccatcatcatcatcatcatcaacaACAAGATGGAAAATATGCCAAGTTGCTCAACAGTCCGCCCGATAGCGTACTGGAGGATGAACCTGGAAGATCGGCTTCACAGACATTCGCGGAGCTCTTGGAGCTTCAGGAGATCAGGAGGGTGCCCCGAGCGCCACCAAAGAGCTTGCCGTTGGGTTCGCCGTCGAGAAGAGCGGTGAGCGCGTCGAGGGCCGAGAGGCAAAGGGCAAAGGTGGCGGCGGTGGATGCGACCGACGCTAAAACACCTACCTACGGGCCGGCACCCTTGTACGTTTTTTTGGTCGGCGGCAAAGAAAAGGGTCAAGTCACGGTGTTCGCCAGGCCGGTATCTCTTTGGAAGCTACAGCTGGCGCCGCATATCTTCTAA